A segment of the Planctomycetaceae bacterium genome:
GGAAAATTCGCCGCTCTGGCCAAAGGCGCCAAGCGTTTGAAAGGTCCATTCGATGCTGCTCTTGACCTGCTTTCGCGATGTCGCGTAGTCTTCATAAGGAAGTCTTCCGGCGCTTTAAGTTTGCTCACCGAAGCTCGTTTAATCACTCGATTCAGGCCCTCAACGCCCGATTTGTCGCGTGTTTATGGCGGGTATTACGTGGCCGAACTGATTGCCGGGATGACTGAAGATTTCGACCCGGCTCCTTCATTGTACGACCTTCTGGTTGATACCCTGGAGAAGCTGGCAGGGAAGGACAACAACCCTTCATTGATTCTGGTTCACTTCGAAATCGCGCTTCTGCGCGAGATCGGATTGTTACCCAACCTGTTTGATTGCTCCGTTTGCGGAGAAGTTGTGCCTGTCGATCAGAATGTTCGTTCGGGATACGCTCACTGGGTTTCTCAGGGCGGGCTTCTGTGCGGAAACTGTCGTCGTGAAGAATATGCAGGCACCTCTGTTTCTGCTGGTTCGATTGCTTTTTTGCGTACGATTTCAGAAGCGGATGTTGATCCGCAGGATATGCCCCCACCAACATCAGCACAGCTGGCTGAATGCCATCGATTTGCCGTGTCAGCAATCACGCAGAACCTTGGCCGTAAGCCCTCCACGCTTCGCTACATAAAAATCTGACAGTTGAAAAACATGTCACAACTCAGGACGAGAAACTGCCGAACGGATTCGGCTGATCAGGGTTCGGCAAGCGAGCATGAATGGCACACCGTTGCCATTTGGCGAGGCGAGCGGAATTGGTCAGTCGTGCTCATCCTGTCGTGCGCGGCAATGCTGTTTTCCGGATGTCAGGCGTTCTCTAATTCGTCTCTCAGCGCTCTCTCCAGTACCAAAGGAATTCGGGGGCCACTGGAGCGAAGTCTGAGTGCAGAAACGCCGCTCGAAGCAGGACAACGATATTCTGAAGAAGCGCAGCGTCTGGTGGAAACGGCCCAGACACGATTCGATGCCAAAGACTACGAAGCTGCTGAGAAGATCTACAAGAAGGTTGCGAAGAAATACAAAGAATCTTCTGTAGGCGAGCAGGCCCAATTCGGGCTTGCTGAAACATACTACGCCAATGGCGAACTCGCCAAAGCGCAGGACGCTTACGATCAGCTGTTTGTCGATTATCCCTCTACGCGTTACGTCGAACCTGCCAGTCGTCGGTTGTTTGCGATTGCTCGCCGCTGGATGGAAATCAGCGATCCCGTGGCAAAATCGGAGATTCGGCAGGTCAGCAGCGAAACCGCTGTGCCCGATTCATCAAAACCTGTCGCACCCTCGAATGCCCCCAGTCTGAAATATCGTATTCTGCCAAACTTCACGGACAGTTCTCGCCCGATGTTCGACACACAGGGGCGAGCATTGCAGGCCCTGAAAGCGATCTGGATGAATGATCCCACCGGACCACTGGCCGATGACGCGCTGATGCTGACGGCGACTTATCATCAGCGACGAAAGAACTATGTCGAAGCGGACCGCTACTACAAGATCCTGCGAGAGGAATATCCCGACAGTCCGCACTTCGAAAAGGCTTACCTTCTGGGATCCCACGTGAAGCTGATGTCCTATCAGGGCAGCTATTACGAGGGTGGAGATCTTGAGGCTGCCGCCAAACTCAAGGAACAATCGCTGCATTTGTTTCCGGCATCAGAGCAACGCGGGGCGGTCAGAGAAGACCTTCAGAAGATCTATTTACTGCAGGCTCAGCGTGCGTGGGACAAAGTGCAGTATGCTCAGCGTAAAGGAAGACCGCGGGCCGTTGCCATCGGGTGTATTCAGTTGATTGCGGATTTTCCGGATACGAAGTTTGCCGCTGAAGCCAGAAACCTGCTGGGAACAATCGACCCTGCCACTCTGGATGGCCTGCCGGAAATCGAAGAGTATCTGAAAACGATCCCGAACACTCGCGATCCTCGTAACGGTCAGGGCTCCGGGCCTCCCACCCGATCTGTGAGTGACAGTCGTGCTGAAGAACCTGCTGGCGGCCGTGTACGGTTATAAACAATTCAAGGGATTCGTCTCCGCAGAATGACGTAATGAATCATCGAGCTTCGCTTCTTTCAACGGCCCTGCTGCTGACCGCTGTCTCCGGTTGCGGATATATGCTGGGCAGTCCCGTTGTCGAAGGCGTTCGAACGGTTCATGTACCAGTCTTCCAGTCGGAAACATTCCGTCGTAACCTGGACTATCTGCTGACCGAAGCCGTTCAGAACGAAATTAAATCGCGAACGCCGTATCGCCTTACCGACGAATTCTCGGCGGACACGATTCTGAAAGGACGAATCGTTGAGTACCGAAAATCAGTACTCAGCGAGAACCGGTTTGACGACCCACGGGAACTGCAGTTGCTGGTTGGCGCGGAAATCACGTGGCTGGACCGGCGCAGCGGAAAAATCCTTCAGCAACATGTTTTTCCGATCGGACCCGACCTTTCCCAGCAGGCTTCTCAGGTTTCGTTCGCGCCTGAGGCCGGACACTCCCTGGCGACAGCTCAGCAGGATGCTGCAGGCCGACTCGCCAGTCAGATCGTTGATCTGATGGAAGCTCCCTGGTAAGTCAGCAAAGCTACAGATCAGAGGCAGGAATATGTGTCTCTTCCTGCTGGAAGAATCGATCTCCCGGGCTGGCGGACGTTCTGCCGACGTAGACTCCGGCAGCAGCTGATGTCTAAGATTCGCGACTGCCCAGTCTGGCATGTCATGATGACGTGCCGTACGGAACGCCATTGATCAATGTGTTCAGGAAGACCCAGCTGAAATGAGCGACTCACGATCTGTTCTTCGACTTTGTTTACTTACTGCACTGGCAACTTTTGTGTTGTTGGTCAGCACAGTCAGTGTGCCGGCGGCTGTCAGCGGTTCCAGTGTTTCGGCTCAGGCAGAACGTGATCCAAGGATTGGCAGGAAAGTGATCGTTACGGTAGCAGGAGCCGAGCTTAAGACGCCACAGGCAACCGTATGGCGAGCCTATCTCGGTGAGGTTTTCACCGTGTCGATTACGAATGGTGAGTGGCTCTGGGTTGCCGAGAAAGGTGGCTGGCTTTGGGAACGTGAAACGGTCATGTACGACACTGCCATCGATGAATTGTCGAAGCGGTTGACGACCACTGCCACAGCAGAAAACTATCACCTGCGAGGTGTCGCGCTGCTGGCACACAAACAGTATGACCGTGCCATTTCTGACTTTACCGAAAGCCTGCGCCGTGAACAGAAGAATGCGGGAGCATTCAACAATCGTGGACAGTGTCATTATCTGAAGGGCGAATATCAGAAAGCCATTCAGGATTATTCGATGGCTTTGAATCTCGATCCAAAACACTTTCTGGCTCGCAACAACCGCGCGATTGCTTACATCGCAAT
Coding sequences within it:
- a CDS encoding LptE family protein: MNHRASLLSTALLLTAVSGCGYMLGSPVVEGVRTVHVPVFQSETFRRNLDYLLTEAVQNEIKSRTPYRLTDEFSADTILKGRIVEYRKSVLSENRFDDPRELQLLVGAEITWLDRRSGKILQQHVFPIGPDLSQQASQVSFAPEAGHSLATAQQDAAGRLASQIVDLMEAPW
- a CDS encoding tetratricopeptide repeat protein, whose amino-acid sequence is MSDSRSVLRLCLLTALATFVLLVSTVSVPAAVSGSSVSAQAERDPRIGRKVIVTVAGAELKTPQATVWRAYLGEVFTVSITNGEWLWVAEKGGWLWERETVMYDTAIDELSKRLTTTATAENYHLRGVALLAHKQYDRAISDFTESLRREQKNAGAFNNRGQCHYLKGEYQKAIQDYSMALNLDPKHFLARNNRAIAYIAMQQYPNALADLQTALQQVPEYPEALNNRGVVFQKMGKLDDAIRDFTAALKVDPQYTDSLGNRAFTHKLKGDYRNSIADLEQAIKIRPETYEAINDLAWILATCKDDSIRNAPKSLDLALDACQKSEYQQWNTLDTLAAALAENNRMEEARQWLATAIEQAPAEAKPRLKEHMALLDAGKAIRD
- the recO gene encoding DNA repair protein RecO, producing MSSEKGEAVVLRQVDFSESSRVVTFFSREYGKFAALAKGAKRLKGPFDAALDLLSRCRVVFIRKSSGALSLLTEARLITRFRPSTPDLSRVYGGYYVAELIAGMTEDFDPAPSLYDLLVDTLEKLAGKDNNPSLILVHFEIALLREIGLLPNLFDCSVCGEVVPVDQNVRSGYAHWVSQGGLLCGNCRREEYAGTSVSAGSIAFLRTISEADVDPQDMPPPTSAQLAECHRFAVSAITQNLGRKPSTLRYIKI
- the bamD gene encoding outer membrane protein assembly factor BamD; the encoded protein is MLILSCAAMLFSGCQAFSNSSLSALSSTKGIRGPLERSLSAETPLEAGQRYSEEAQRLVETAQTRFDAKDYEAAEKIYKKVAKKYKESSVGEQAQFGLAETYYANGELAKAQDAYDQLFVDYPSTRYVEPASRRLFAIARRWMEISDPVAKSEIRQVSSETAVPDSSKPVAPSNAPSLKYRILPNFTDSSRPMFDTQGRALQALKAIWMNDPTGPLADDALMLTATYHQRRKNYVEADRYYKILREEYPDSPHFEKAYLLGSHVKLMSYQGSYYEGGDLEAAAKLKEQSLHLFPASEQRGAVREDLQKIYLLQAQRAWDKVQYAQRKGRPRAVAIGCIQLIADFPDTKFAAEARNLLGTIDPATLDGLPEIEEYLKTIPNTRDPRNGQGSGPPTRSVSDSRAEEPAGGRVRL